Below is a genomic region from Raphanus sativus cultivar WK10039 chromosome 4, ASM80110v3, whole genome shotgun sequence.
TCAGAGAGGATTCCATGAATCTCAGAGTAACTTGATCCATCCACAATCGCTGACACCAATTGAAGAGAGTACGACTCGAAGACCACCGTCTTCAGCTACAGAGCAATTACATGCTCTATCGCCACACGTATTGCTAGTCCCTCTGCCACTAGGGACGAAATCACAAACGCCACATATTCACTATGTGAGTTGATTCTCACTCCAGATGAGTTGTAGAAACTCCACGCCAGACCGCCGGAGCTGATCTCTTTCTTCCAAGCCGCATCGGATCTACAGGTAAATTCAAAATCACCTCTGCTTGGTTGGAATGGCGGTTTAACTGATGGGGTAGGGAGGGTAGATTGGGCTGCTTTCCATTCTTTTGATGTGGTTAAAGCGGTGTGATCCATCAAAATGATAAATGGCGAATTAAATTTGATAGGAAGCGTTAGTTGCTTTCTACTAATGGTTAGAACAAGTTTCATTTTAGGCGTTCAAAGTGATCCGACCAACCAAATGCACTAAATTAAAAGCCTCGACCATTCAAAGAATCAAAGTCTTAACTACCAAATATACACATAGCATATGCCCACACAAAGTCACAAACAAATACTATATGTGTGCGCCTACCTATATGCGAAAgttgtatataataatatatgtcaTTAAATTGGGTTCGCTAACCAATCATATATAGAACAATGCCTTTGATGATGATTTACAACCATCATAACGTTGGATAATAGTTGTTGTCAATGTCAATTtcaaccatcatcatcatcagttcTTTCGGCTGCTACTCTTCTGCAGCTAATTAAACTCCTCCATCTTGAGTTAATTGCATCATTTGAATAACTAAACGAATATTCTTCATCTTGAAACCGAATGGCTCTAGGCAAAAAAGAGATTAGCTTACACCGCTCAGCAAAAGCTCTCACGTTTACTATAGTCTTTGAGTGTTTGTACGGGAGGATTCAAAATTCCTAAAGGCTGGAATGCGAGACATGTACCTCATGCATCTCTCTAGATCCTTTAAAGAAATACTAATAACATATCTAATGGTTTGCAGATACGTTGGACAACTATGGAACTCAATACAATCCTGAAATATTTCAAGATCCAATTAGTTTTTGAATACAAGACCAAGCTTTGTAGGTCACCAACTAGCCAAAGCCAGTATTCTTGTTCTCTTGCATTTTCGTTGTGACATGTTACGCTTGGTCATCGGTCCATCTAGATGAGATAATCACCATGGATCCTCTCCCATTTCCGTCCCTCGGATTGCCAATCAAAATCTCTTCCAAGGAGTCACACAACAGAGAAATAACTATGCCTTAGCATGTATGTATGTATGCAACATTTAAAATGTACCACGTTACTGGATAGAAAAGTAACAATTGAGACTATAGAAGCCTTTGCGGGTTTATAGGCCCATGCCCAGAAAAATAAAGCCGAAATAAGAATATAGCTAAGGCAAATTGTATCGGGTCTCACTCTTGTAGCCTTGTAAGCCATGTAGGATGTGTATAGTAGTAATAAACAGATACTGCATCAATGAGCTTTTCTAGCGAAGGACTAACACtaatgatttacaaattattttgtCGTTTATGATTTATTACAACTTGATTACAACTTACTTTAAATATCCATGATTCAAGTGTCTTTAAGAGTTTTAACTATGGTTACACTAGTATTTATAACTTCATTTAATGCTAGCTAGATGAGTAGTTTCTTTTCAAATTCTTGATTACTAAACACTTAATTTTGACCTGCTCATATATAAGTCGAAAATCCAAGTACTTTTTTATTGTAATTTGGATAATTAAGTTGGTAAGAAAAGTAATAGCTTCCGGCTATATGTGTGGAATAAAACTTGTTTTTAGGCATATTATTATCTTACAAAAAGTTATAGCCTTACAGGACTATAGAACAATGTATGTGTACAATGACTATAAACATGAGCTCAAATCTTGCACAACTAGACCATGGATCTCAAATCCAATGTGTGTATCGTAagctttaatatatattgattcaaCCAACCTTGAAATCTTTGTTGTATAGCATGTGAAGTGAGCTCACACAGATTTTTAAACAATGGGCCACGTAACGTTAACTTGCTCAATATCATTAATGCCAAATCTCAAATGCAAGTGCTAGTGTGCTACCTCgtgatttaatttaatttctatatGGCATACAACTAAATCTCAAGTAATTTTTGACGTCATCCAACTAAGTCTCAAGTAATTTTTACGTCATCCCGCTAACTCGCTAAGTGTTAAGTTATATTACTATTATAATCCCTACAGGCTacattaatagtaattttcgttaatatatagttatatactaCATAGTAGTATATCGCAATCAACACTTCTCATGAGGCATGACTACGAGTCTACGAACAGGCTTAGATAAATAAGAACTTTGATGCTTGCTAAAGAAAAAGATTTCGAAGAGAAAAATGCTGAGATCTCTTTCCCCTTTTATCAAAGCTAAAAGCCATATTAAAAAagagttaaaaataaaactaaataaaaacatactttttcttaatcaaaagaaagagaagaacaaTCTTTGGTGTCATCATCAACATCTTCAACCTCCGAACTTCATATCTTGTTTATCTAAGCGTTGGAGAAATGAAGTGAGGACTTTAATGGTTTTGATCTGACATTGTAGAGACATTATGTAACCAGCTGTCTCTTCGAAGAGCGCGTCCACACCAAGCGCCGTTCCTCCGGGAATAATCCTTTGCAACGCCtcaatcttttcttttacctcttcttcatcatcttcttcttggctGGAGACACACACGCTTGCCTTAGTCTTTGACAATCTCCGTTTGGTTCTTCGTTCGAAACCACCTGCTCGTGAATTCACGGTGGCTGAAGATGACGGTGAAAGAGATCTAGCGTTGTCGGGAGTTGCTAGAGTTTTCTCcattttgagagagagagagagagagagagagagagagagagagagatgattgTGTATATGTTTGAGAGAATAATGAATAAGTAAGGAAAGCgcatgtgtgtatatatatgtgtgtttatGGATTTAGTGGATGTAAATTTTTTTGGCCGGTTCAATTCCACACTATACTTTGGTTATCAtgaatttattgttttaagtaataaataaaCGAGTTAAGTTTAGAAGGAAAATATGTGTATTTTAAttcatcaatttttttcaaaatcgacaattttttttaactatcaCTCATAATAATATTCCAACTTATAGTTGATTCAACAAAACTATAGTGGTTTGGGCCGTTTGGCTTAATTTCTTACGCCCCTTGTTACATTGTTTTGGCTTATTCGGTACAATGTTTTGGTTAGATAcaaatttcggtttggtttgtctAAAAAGACTGTAAACTGAAactcgatttttattttttaaaaatgtagtATTTTAGTAAGGAGAAATGGTTAATATTGTCATCAAAGAGCTGGGTCCAGATGTatgtttttatagtattttattatcCTCGTGTTTCGGATTGTaggtttattttttcttacttgGGTGGGTTACATAGATTTGGATCTTGCAAAAGAGATTTGGTTTTACCACGCGCCATGTCGACTGGTCAGACTGTAGTGGATATGTCACTCACTTAAGTAGATCATGCTCACATCTAAATtggattttatttgtttcatgtGAGATGTGgtacttttttttattgagaggctggaaattattatttagtaatGACTAAGCAATAACTTTAGTATTGTATTGGATATCTGCTGTTAATACAAGCGGGTTAAGTTGAGTATTAAAATCATACTAGTAAGTTGTAGTAACAACGCAGGGCAGTACGGACGAGAAATATTAAGAAAAGAGACATCACGCGCGTGTAGATAAGAAGGAGCATGAGCCGATCTACGACATGTGCATAAGAACAAGGGACCCACAGAAAGCCCAAAGAGAAGGAAAATGAGTGAAGAGAGCACATGTGCTCACATGAAAATCTCCATCTTTCAAAGTCCCATCCCCATGTGCCCCTCTCTCCTCTCTATACATACAAACCCGATGATGatatctataatatatatacagacTGTAACTTTAATGTATCGGCGATGGTTGAGATCGAGATCAGATAGATACTCTCAAGTAATAAGAGATAGTAAAGTGGTTCGTACAAAAGAGGATCTAATCTACTACTTGCTCATAAAGATCCACATGCATATCTATCGGGCATGGTGGCCACGTGGCACTCCTTTGGGTCCCCACTTCCAGTCCCttcattttttgtcaactcctttgaaaaacaaaacaaaaatacaacAGAAAGGAAAAAAGGATATTAttgaaatctatatatattaaagaatGGGAAATTGCATTGCATACAcatagcaacaaaaaaaaaaagtttataaccATAACAACTTCTTGgttatgatattgtttgtataatatgtataaagACAAAAAATACCCTTCATTCTACTATTTCAATTTCACTCTCACTTCCATCGTTCATCACTTCATCTTGTTCTtctgaaactatttttttccaGAATGATCtttattctctttcttttgtctGATGATCATTTATAAGCTTTATGAAATTCTTGGAAAGTGATACTTCGCATGATGTGTAATCATCTGATCCAATAACTATGTTTGATCACGTttcttcatatatttgtttgggtttacatttttaatactttGATATATGTGGATTAAAAACAGAGGATGCGTAAGAACtaatggagaagatgaacagtaAATGTTGTGTTGTACTATTCcatttgataaatatagaaTAGTACAACACAATGTACTATAACATCATCTccactcctcctcctctttttcctcttcctcttacATCATCtccactcctcctcctccccgtGCACGCAACTCTCACAGAAGCTTTCCTTCGTGTCATAACACATACATTTATGGTGACATTCTCAAGTTGTTATGTTAACTTTGACCCTCTCAATTGGTTAGACACTGtgtacatattaaaaataaaagtttatgtggttgtgtcgagtattccatattCAAACTATCATATTAACTTTGACCCTCCCAATTGGTTAAACTGCtctaattttcttcataatctATATCCCCATATCATACGTCATAtattctatactattttaaattacagtatagtatgataaattttcttttctcttcttttgtaatttacatCTCCTTCTCTGCCTCATAATTCTTCTTATTCACTACTTAatcagttacactgttttgttctctaaCACTGTTGCCACTCATCATCTCTATCTCTAAAGAAACTTtaaagaatttcatatatacaaattttgtgggtgtgtcgagtattccataccataatatgtatagtatagtcacgtaatggataaaagtttgggtttagggtttagggtttaagattagggtttgggtttagggtatatggtttgggtttagggtatatggtttgggtttagggttcatagtttggatttagggtttatagttcagggtttaggtttagggtatatgatttggatttagaattttatatttgggtttagtatatgaatttgtgtttgtttatttgtctttacctatactatatgatttgagtttagatttagggtttctctctctctcaatttatcatattatactctattttaaattacagtatagtatgatacgtttctttttctcttattttgcaCTTTGTATCTCTTTCTCTACCTTctgattcttcttactcactacttgatcagttacattattttgttttccaacACCATCGCCACTCATCAGCTCTTtctctaaagaaattttagagaatttcatatatacaaagtttgtgggtgtgtcgagtTTTCCATACCATAGTATGTATAACATAGTCATGTAATGAtaatggtttgagtttagggtttaggattagggtttgggtttagggtacatggtttgggtatatggtttgggtttagggttttggtttgggtttactgttcagaatttgggtttagggtttatggtttagtgtttgggtttagggtatatggtttggatttagggtttagatttaggtttaagatttaggatttgggtttagggtttagagtatatggtttgggtttagggtttagggtttaggtttgggtttaagatttaggatttgggtttagggtttagggtttacattttatgtttggaataatctattctatatctatattatatatagaatagTATATAATTCGAGCGTTTGATAATACACAGACACGTTTTTCCATGTATGGCTATATTCTTAATTGTCATAATCTTTCGACTATACTATATAACATATAGTATAATATTACAAATTCAGTTTTAGAGCTTCAAAATCAAACACACGCGCCTAAAAAGAGAATTTGGTCAAGATTGTGTGCTAATTGTCCCATCCACCGTTTGCAACTGTAGAATGGCTATATGCTTGAGTTTTTCCTCCCTTATGTACATCTCACAAATTCCCCCTTAAAGAATTATTTCAtccaccaagaacaagaaagagagataagtacctaccaaaaaaaagagagataagtaagttatagatatttataaactaGGTTATATAATGAACTATGATACTGAATTCAAATCTGAGAAAATAAGATTTGAAACTAAAATGTTGATTCTGGTCTTTTTAAATAGTAGTAATAGTAATTAGAGGCTTAACAACGCAAAGTGAAACAGTGAAACAGTGAAAATTACAATATTTGGTTTTCTAGGGCTGTTAATGATtgtttcaaatctttttttattgttttaaatctTTACAAGGTGTAAGAACATCTTtatctttaatatttaatacattaacgataataatatataagtatttcaaaTTTGAGATATTCATGCAAAAGTCATACCATGTACTTTATTacataatgtaaaatatatagatctaaaatttaaaatataaaatattca
It encodes:
- the LOC108854351 gene encoding transcription factor PAR1, with the translated sequence MEKTLATPDNARSLSPSSSATVNSRAGGFERRTKRRLSKTKASVCVSSQEEDDEEEVKEKIEALQRIIPGGTALGVDALFEETAGYIMSLQCQIKTIKVLTSFLQRLDKQDMKFGG